A window of Castanea sativa cultivar Marrone di Chiusa Pesio chromosome 1, ASM4071231v1 contains these coding sequences:
- the LOC142643468 gene encoding uncharacterized protein LOC142643468, with amino-acid sequence MLGKSLASPFLTLGSATPYCFSTPPDLATSTPNIVLINVNFSNGLPPDVLRGAWSTNFSSKKWEIRSTAQIENLTLSDEDRKAWEACRQALSAFNFSAEEEDKILGKAFGQFHSPYWGEERQREVPKFEIVNEILDYLRGLSLANDDICKLLKKFPEVLGCSLEHDLKTNVHVLEKEWGIKGKSLRNLLLRNPKVLGYNVDCKGDCMAKCTRCWVRF; translated from the exons ATGCTAGGGAAATCATTGGCTTCTCCTTTTTTGACCCTTGGTTCTGCAACACCCTACTGCTTTTCTACT CCTCCTGATCTTGCAACATCTACACCAAATATCGTGCTGATAAATGTGAACTTCTCCAATGGTCTTCCACCAGATGTGCTCAGAGGAGCTTGGTCCACCAATTTTTCTTCTAAGAAATGGGAAATACGTTCAACcgcacaaattgaaaatttaacattgAGTGATGAAGATAGGAAGGCATGGGAAGCATGCAGGCAAGCTCTATCTGCATTTAATTTCAGTGCTGAGGAGGAAGACAAGAtacttggaaaagcatttggccAATTTCATTCACCTTACTGGGGCGAGGAACGTCAAAGAGAAGTACCAAAATTCGAAATTGTAAATGAAATATTGGACTATCTTAGGGGTTTAAGCCTTGCCAATGATGATATCTGCAAGTTGCTCAAAAAGTTTCCTGAAGTTCTTGGATGTAGTCTTGAACATGATCTGAAAACCAATGTGCATGTGTTAGAAAAGGAATGGGGAATAAAGGGGAAATCACTCCGTAACCTTCTTCTTCGAAATCCAAAAGTGTTGGGTTATAATGTCGATTGCAAGGGAGATTGTATGGCAAAATGCACTCGATGTTGGGTTCGGTTTTAG